The genomic stretch TCACAATCAGTTCCAGTGCAATTGTAGCTAAAGTGCTCGTTGATCTGCGGCGTACTGGTAATACCGAGACGGAGCTGATTTTAGGTATCATCATGTTTGAAGATATCTTCCTCGCTGTTTATTTATCCACTGTATCAGGCCTAGTTTTAGGAGACTCCAACTCATTAGGCGGAACAATTCTATCTATTCTAATTGCACTTGGTTATATGCTGCTGTTTTTTGTTATCGCACGAAAGGCGGCGCCTCTATTAAGCAAACTTCTGCGTATATCCTCTAATGAGGTATTTATTATTGTCATTTTCGCATCTCTATTCTTTATTGCCGGATTCTCGGAAACTATTCATGTGGCCGAAGCAATCGGTGCCCTCTTACTCGGACTAGTATTCTCGGAAACAGATCAAGGAGAACGGATCGAACATATGGTAGTTCCATTCCGAGATTTCTTTGGAGCCATTTTCTTCTTTAGTTTTGGTTTGAGTATTGATCCAACAACACTTGGTGATGCGGTATGGCTTGCGCTAGGGGCAGTGGTTATCACCATTATCGGAAACTTTGTTGCCGGCATGATTGCAGGACGCCGCGCGGGCTTATCTCACAAAGCATCCACAAATATTGGCTTAACCATCGTATCTCGAGGTGAATTTTCCATCATTATGGCGAACTTAGGTATGGCCGGCGGATTAATGGGTGTGCTGCAGCCATTCTCAGCTTTATATGTACTGATTCTCGCCATTCTTGGTCCTTTGCTAACGAAGGAATCAAAGTGGATTTTCCTCTTCTTGAACAAGATATTCAAATGGCAGGAAATGAAGCCGAAGAGAGTTCGTGAATCATAAATCTTTTAAGAGGCTGGGACATAACTGTTTAAGCCATATAAAAATCCAAACAATACTGCAATTAACAGCAGCATTGTTTGGATTTTTGCATGGGAAACGAAGCTGAGAGCATCGCTTCGGCAATACACTCCGCTTTCCTGCGGGCGGCTGGTGAGCCTCCTCGTGCAAAAAGCGCACTGCGGGGTCTAACCTAGCCTTCCTCCCGCGGGAGTCTCCGTGTATTTCCTACGCTGATTTTTGTTATAGGAAATCTTCACTCGTGTAGGCATAGTACGTAGACTCCTCGAAAAAGATAGCGATTTTCTTGTCGGTGTCTACTTCAAAAGCCATTCTTGTCTGACGATAACAGCTAAAGTTGGAAAGCAGCAGTCGTCAGAGAGCTACATTAAAAAGTACGGATCTAGTTATTGTTCGCTTTTAGGATGAATTAACCTTGTTATGTCCCGCTCTCTTTACATTCTTGCATTAATTTTACATGTATATAGCTTGCCGATGCCTCCTATGGCAGGTAACATAAAAGGAACACTTGTCCAAAATTTTCTGTCGAATTTAACTTGGAAGGGAATGCTTTTATGACGAAGCTATCAACCTATCATCCCGCTGTTACGCGGATAATAGAGAATATCAATAAAGTAATCATCGGGAAAGAAGAACCGATTATCCTTAGTCTGACAGCTTTGCTGGCGGGCGGTCACGTTTTGCTGGAGGATGTACCTGGAGTCGGTAAAACGATGCTTGTCCGCTCTCTGGCGCGCTCTGTTGATTGTGACTTTAAACGTATTCAATTTACACCTGATTTATTGCCGTCTGATGTAACAGGTGTTTCTATTTATAATCCAAAGACGCTTGAATTTGAATTCCGTCCAGGTCCAATTCTTGGCAATATCGTCTTAGCAGATGAAATCAATCGTACATCACCGAAAACGCAGTCCTCTTTGCTGGAGGCGATGGAAGAAAAGAACATTACAGTGGAGGGCAATGCATTGCCGCTTGCGGATCCATTTTTTGTTATGGCAACACAAAACCCGGTTGATTATGAAGGAACTTATCCGCTGCCAGAAGCACAGCTGGATCGCTTTCTGCTGAAAATACAGATGGGTTATCCGAATGCTGCCGAGGAACTTCGTATGCTGGCATCAGTTGGCGAGAACCATCCGATTACGCGAGTGGAGCCTGTTATGACAAAGAATGAGCTCGTCCAGATGCAAAAGGATGTAACAAATGTATACATGGACCAGCAAATACAGCAATATATCGTGAATTTGGCTCAAGCATCACGCAAACATCCAGATGTATATCTTGGCCTTAGTCCGCGCGGCTCTATTGCATTGGTTCGGGCGGCGAAAGCTTATGCGTATATCCATTATCGCGACTACGTTATTCCAGATGATGTGCAAACGCTGGCACCTTACGTGATTGGTCACCGTGTTCTGCTTCGTTCGGAAGCACGTTATGATGGGCTGACATCGGAGAAACTGATACAGCGTTTGTTAGCAGCAGTGGAGGTACCGGTGGAGAAGGAATCTGTACATGAAAGGTAGATTGCGTTTTGCTATGAAGTTAGGAAGCCTAATCCTGCTTGCAGGCATCCTGTTTTCTTATAGTATGTTTCAAGGCGGATTTGTCAGCTGGTTTCTGTTTTACGCCTATATGCCAATTCTGCTTTATGTGCTCCTTTTGCTTTTTTACCCAATAGGAAGCTGGCAGATTGATCGCGCGCTGTCTAAGACTTACGTGAAAAGCGGCGATGAAGTAAAAGTGGAGCTTTCTTTGCGACGGCGATTTCCATTCCCGCTTGCATATGTGCAAATAGAAGATTTGTTTGACAAGTCGCTTTTAAAACTGACAAATCCGGATGGGACGATGCTGCCGGCACAATCGCGTCAAGTAAAACAGCATATTCTTTTCCCAGTGTTCCGTAAACAGCTGCAGGTGGAATACGTGCTGGACAAGCTTCCTCGTGGCGAGCATCATTTGTATCGCGTGCGTATTCGTACAGGTGATCCATTTCAGCTAATTGTAAAAGAGGCAGTCTTTAGTTTTCCTCAGCAGCTGAATGTGTATCCTGCACCAAGAGAGATCACGCTCAGCAACCCGCCAAGTGTGTTTGAGGAAGGAGCTGCTGTTGCATTCACTCCTCGTTCGAAACAAACGAATGTTGTCTCCGGCATCCGTGAATATACGCCAGGTGACCGTTTCAGCTGGATTGACTGGAAAGCATCGGCGCGCAAACAAGATATGATGACTAAGGAATTTGAGCAAGAAAAAAGTGCGGATGTGCTGATTGCCTTGGATCGAAGAACAGCGGCGCATTCGGAGGATCTTTTCGAACACAGCATTGTAATTGTCTATTCTGTTTATCAGCAGCTTAAGCGACGCAATGAACAAGTTGGTTTCTTAAGTGTTGGCAAAGAAGTCAAATGGCTGCCAGCAACAATGGGCAGTGCACAGATACAGCGTGTGCAGCAGCATTTGACCACAGTCCGTTACGAGCAAGCACCTAGTCGGCTACAATCGCTTGCTGCAGAGCTGTCCAAGCAGCCGAAGGGTTCTACGGTTTATTATGTGACAACACAGCTGGATATCGGAGATTTTCCGGTATTGCGTGCACTTAGACAAAGCGGTTATTTGCTTGTTGTTTTGTATATTTGCCGTCAAGTTGAAGCGGATAGCAGCTTAATCAGCGGTATTCGTCAGCTTGGACACAATATAGAGATTTATCCGATACAAGAAACGGCTGACAGGTCGGAGGTGCGGCAAAATGCCTAAAAAAGACAAGCAATTGCAAGTCCTTCGCTACCTTGTCTATTTATGTGGATTTCTCTTATTTTGGGAGTGGCTTCGTCCGCTGGAAGAGATTAGTGATACAGGCAGTTTGCCAATGTTCGTGCTGTTTACAGCGGGTTGTTTTCTGCTGTCGGCGCTAAAACTGCGCTGGTGGCTTAGCTTCCTGTTAAAGCTCGTGCTTACTGCAGTTGTACTGCAAGTGATTTTAGCAGAAGAGAACTTGGTATTCGGAAGCTGGGTAGCGTTGTTCCAAGACGAGATTCAAACTAATCTGCAGCTGCTGTTTACGGGAGAGTTCGCGTTACTGACGCCATTTTTCCGAACATTGCTGTTTTTAATCCTTTTATGGCTGATGAGCTATCTTCTGTATTATTGGTTTATAATTGCCAATCGAATTTTCTTCTTTATTATCATGACGTTCGTTTACATTGCTGTACTGGATACGTTTACGCCATACGATGGCAGCGGTCCAATTGTCCGTGTCTTTGTACTTAGCTTCTTTGCGATGGGAATCGCTGCTTTTACTAGAATTTATCAGAGTGGTGAAAAGCAGCAGCTTCCAAAGCGATTGCTGCTCTGGAGCGGCCCACTGCTAGCTTTGCTCGTTTTGTCAGCAGCAGTTGGTTATACAGCGCCGAAGCTACCGCCGCAATGGGCAGATCCCGTGCCTTTCATTCAGAAAATGTCGGGGACGGATAACGAAGAATCAGGCAGCGGAGGTGTTCGAAAAGTTGGCTTTGGTGAAGACGATTCCCAGCTTGGCGGACCATTTGTGCAAGATAATTCGGTTGCTTTTTGGGCAGCCACCGAAGCTAGCGGTTATTGGCGAGCAGACAGCAAAGATGTTTACACCGGGAAAGGCTGGGAACGCTCAAGGCAAGTGCAGCCGCAAAACTTCCGAAGCGGAGAATCACTAAACTTAGACCTTTACGAAGAAGATGTAGTGACGGAGCCGCGAGAAGCCATTGTGTATCCGAATGTCAATGAAGTGCTGGATCGACTTCTGTATCCTTATGGCACGCAAACATTTTTCAGTGATCCTGTTTCGGCAGCTGTGGATGCAGAGTTTGGTGTAGTAGAAACATTTAATCGATCACAATACCCGGCTGAACCATATACGATTGCTGTTAACGAGCCGCAATATAATATCGAGGATCTGCAGCGGGATCCTGGTATTGAGGATCAAAACACACATAACCGCTATACACAGCTGCCTGAAACATTGCCAGATCGGGTTAGAGAGCTGGCAGCGGAAATAACAGGCTCTGAAGCTACGCGTTACGATAAAGCAAAAGCGGTCGAGCAGTACTTTAATCAAAATGGATTCCAGTACCGGACGCAAGATGTACCGGTACCGGAAGAGAATCAGGATTATGTTGATCAATTCTTATTTGAGTCAAAGATTGGCTATTGCGATAACTTTTCGTCTGCGATGGTCGTACTGCTGCGGGCAGCAGACATTCCTGCGCGGTGGGTGAAAGGATTTACCGAAGGCCAGCCAGGTTCCAATCCGAATGTTTCTACCCCTGATAATATGGATTCCTATGTTGTAACAAATGCCAATGCACATTCGTGGGTAGAAGTGTATTTTCCGGAGACCGGCTGGGTTCCGTTCGAGCCAACGCAAGGCTTTAGCAATCCAGCAGAATTCACAACCGAGGACGATGCAGCTCCGGAAACGCCACAAGCAGAAACACCTGAACCAGAGCAAGAAGAGGAAGCAGCTGCACCACAACAGGAAGAGCAGCAGCAAGCGGAAGAAGCAGAAAATGAAACAGCGCAATCAGAAACAAGCGCAGCTGTCTCCCCGTTATATTGGATTATTCCAGTCGCTGTAATTGTGCTTGCGGCATTGCTTCTGTACGTAACTCGCTACAAATGGCTGACAGCTTATTACGTTCGCAAGTATGGAAAAGAACGTTCGGAGGAAACATACGAAAAAGCATATGACTACTTGTTACGTCTGCTGGCTCATAAAGGCTATAAGCGGCAATCCGGGCAAACATTGCGAGAATATGCGCAGACAATTGACAAAGCGTACGGCAATACGCGGATGTCCGAATTAACAGCCGCGTATGAGCGAATTCTCTACCGAAACGAAAAAAGCGAACCTTTGTGGGAAAATGCCGTCGAATTGTGGGAAAATTTAATTAAACAAGCGGCATCTTGACCCCATTTAGGCTCATTGATAGAATAAGAGGCAATAAGCACCTTCAGACACGTGCAGATTCGCTGCTGATGTTGGTGAAGGCTTGAGCCGACAGCGTTACCTTTGCTGGATTCCGCCTTACTAGATGGCGCGGATTCAGCTTCTGTTTTTTCACAACGTGATAAAGGTAAAATGTGGTGCTTGCACCCGACCTGCTTATATCTAGAGAACGAACTATGAAGGAGTGGACAGACTTGGATATCGATACAGATATGATATTAGTACTGGACTTTGGCAGCCAGTACAATCAATTAATCACACGGAGAATCCGGGAGTTCGGCGTGTACAGTGAATTGCATTCCCACAGACTCACAGCAGATGAGATTCGTAAGATGAACCCGAAAGGCATCATCCTTTCTGGCGGACCGCACAGTGTTTATGATGAAAATAGTTTCCGCTGTGACGAAGAAATCTTCGAGCTAGGTATTCCGGTATTGGGTATCTGCTACGGCATGCAGCTAATGACGCAGCATTTCGGCGGAAATGTACAGCGTGCAGACAGCCGGGAATACGGCCGTGCAGAGATTACGCTAACGAATCCTTCTGTTATCTTTAAAGATTCACCGGAAACACAGCTTGTTTGGATGAGCCACGGTGATAAAGTGCTTGATCCGGCACCTGGTTTCAGCGTTGATGCGACAAGCCCGTCCACCCCAGTTGCAGCAATCAGCAACAAAGAGCGCAATCTTTACGGTGTGCAGTACCACCCAGAAGTGCGCCATTCTGAATACGGCAACCATATGCTGAAGCAGTTCGTATTTGACGTTTGTCATGCAAAAGCAGAATGGACGATGGAGAACTTCATCGAAATGGAAACAGAAAAAATCCGTCAGCAAGTCGGCGATCGTAATGTACTATGTGCATTGAGCGGCGGTGTGGATTCTTCTGTTGTAGCTGCCTTGATTCATAAAGCAATCGGTGATCAGCTAACATGTATTTTTGTTGATCACGGTTTGCTGCGTAAAAACGAAGGTGCAATGGTCGAGAAAACATTCCGCGATGAATTTAAAATTAATTTAATTGCTGTGCCTGCACAAGAGCGTTTCTTGAGCAAGCTTGAAGGTGTTTCTGATCCGGAACAAAAACGTAAAATCATCGGTAATGAATTCATCTACGTATTTGATGATGAAGCGTCTAAGCTAGAAAACATGGACTTCCTTGCACAAGGTACCCTTTATACAGATATTGTGGAAAGTGGTACAGAAACAGCACAGACAATCAAATCTCACCATAACGTGGGCGGACTGCCAGAAGACATGCAATTCGAATTGATTGAACCGCTAAAAACATTGTTCAAAGATGAAGTACGTGAACTTGGAACAGAACTTGGCTTGCCAGATGCTATCGTGCATCGTCAGCCATTCCCTGGACCAGGACTGGCTATCCGTGTGATCGGCGAAATCACGGAAGAGAAGCTGGAAATTGTACGTGAATCAGACGCTATCCTGCAAGAAGAAATCGTAAAAGCGGGACTAGACCGTGATATTTGGCAGTACTTCAC from Terribacillus sp. DMT04 encodes the following:
- a CDS encoding cation:proton antiporter — translated: MDHLVFEVGTALVLVAIAAILANKLNFSIIPFLIIIGMLVGPHAPSIGIINLQFVHSEDIIAFLGRIGVLFLLFYLGLEFSIGKLIKSGKSIVVGGSIYIGINFALGFLYPFLLGFPIKETLIIAGIITISSSAIVAKVLVDLRRTGNTETELILGIIMFEDIFLAVYLSTVSGLVLGDSNSLGGTILSILIALGYMLLFFVIARKAAPLLSKLLRISSNEVFIIVIFASLFFIAGFSETIHVAEAIGALLLGLVFSETDQGERIEHMVVPFRDFFGAIFFFSFGLSIDPTTLGDAVWLALGAVVITIIGNFVAGMIAGRRAGLSHKASTNIGLTIVSRGEFSIIMANLGMAGGLMGVLQPFSALYVLILAILGPLLTKESKWIFLFLNKIFKWQEMKPKRVRES
- a CDS encoding MoxR family ATPase; the protein is MTKLSTYHPAVTRIIENINKVIIGKEEPIILSLTALLAGGHVLLEDVPGVGKTMLVRSLARSVDCDFKRIQFTPDLLPSDVTGVSIYNPKTLEFEFRPGPILGNIVLADEINRTSPKTQSSLLEAMEEKNITVEGNALPLADPFFVMATQNPVDYEGTYPLPEAQLDRFLLKIQMGYPNAAEELRMLASVGENHPITRVEPVMTKNELVQMQKDVTNVYMDQQIQQYIVNLAQASRKHPDVYLGLSPRGSIALVRAAKAYAYIHYRDYVIPDDVQTLAPYVIGHRVLLRSEARYDGLTSEKLIQRLLAAVEVPVEKESVHER
- a CDS encoding DUF58 domain-containing protein, producing MKGRLRFAMKLGSLILLAGILFSYSMFQGGFVSWFLFYAYMPILLYVLLLLFYPIGSWQIDRALSKTYVKSGDEVKVELSLRRRFPFPLAYVQIEDLFDKSLLKLTNPDGTMLPAQSRQVKQHILFPVFRKQLQVEYVLDKLPRGEHHLYRVRIRTGDPFQLIVKEAVFSFPQQLNVYPAPREITLSNPPSVFEEGAAVAFTPRSKQTNVVSGIREYTPGDRFSWIDWKASARKQDMMTKEFEQEKSADVLIALDRRTAAHSEDLFEHSIVIVYSVYQQLKRRNEQVGFLSVGKEVKWLPATMGSAQIQRVQQHLTTVRYEQAPSRLQSLAAELSKQPKGSTVYYVTTQLDIGDFPVLRALRQSGYLLVVLYICRQVEADSSLISGIRQLGHNIEIYPIQETADRSEVRQNA
- a CDS encoding DUF4129 domain-containing transglutaminase family protein, with amino-acid sequence MPKKDKQLQVLRYLVYLCGFLLFWEWLRPLEEISDTGSLPMFVLFTAGCFLLSALKLRWWLSFLLKLVLTAVVLQVILAEENLVFGSWVALFQDEIQTNLQLLFTGEFALLTPFFRTLLFLILLWLMSYLLYYWFIIANRIFFFIIMTFVYIAVLDTFTPYDGSGPIVRVFVLSFFAMGIAAFTRIYQSGEKQQLPKRLLLWSGPLLALLVLSAAVGYTAPKLPPQWADPVPFIQKMSGTDNEESGSGGVRKVGFGEDDSQLGGPFVQDNSVAFWAATEASGYWRADSKDVYTGKGWERSRQVQPQNFRSGESLNLDLYEEDVVTEPREAIVYPNVNEVLDRLLYPYGTQTFFSDPVSAAVDAEFGVVETFNRSQYPAEPYTIAVNEPQYNIEDLQRDPGIEDQNTHNRYTQLPETLPDRVRELAAEITGSEATRYDKAKAVEQYFNQNGFQYRTQDVPVPEENQDYVDQFLFESKIGYCDNFSSAMVVLLRAADIPARWVKGFTEGQPGSNPNVSTPDNMDSYVVTNANAHSWVEVYFPETGWVPFEPTQGFSNPAEFTTEDDAAPETPQAETPEPEQEEEAAAPQQEEQQQAEEAENETAQSETSAAVSPLYWIIPVAVIVLAALLLYVTRYKWLTAYYVRKYGKERSEETYEKAYDYLLRLLAHKGYKRQSGQTLREYAQTIDKAYGNTRMSELTAAYERILYRNEKSEPLWENAVELWENLIKQAAS
- the guaA gene encoding glutamine-hydrolyzing GMP synthase, with product MILVLDFGSQYNQLITRRIREFGVYSELHSHRLTADEIRKMNPKGIILSGGPHSVYDENSFRCDEEIFELGIPVLGICYGMQLMTQHFGGNVQRADSREYGRAEITLTNPSVIFKDSPETQLVWMSHGDKVLDPAPGFSVDATSPSTPVAAISNKERNLYGVQYHPEVRHSEYGNHMLKQFVFDVCHAKAEWTMENFIEMETEKIRQQVGDRNVLCALSGGVDSSVVAALIHKAIGDQLTCIFVDHGLLRKNEGAMVEKTFRDEFKINLIAVPAQERFLSKLEGVSDPEQKRKIIGNEFIYVFDDEASKLENMDFLAQGTLYTDIVESGTETAQTIKSHHNVGGLPEDMQFELIEPLKTLFKDEVRELGTELGLPDAIVHRQPFPGPGLAIRVIGEITEEKLEIVRESDAILQEEIVKAGLDRDIWQYFTVLPGFKSVGVMGDARTYDYTLGIRAVTSIDGMTSDWARIPWDVLERISVRFVNEVNHVNRVVYDITSKPPATIEWE